From one Lycium barbarum isolate Lr01 chromosome 6, ASM1917538v2, whole genome shotgun sequence genomic stretch:
- the LOC132600229 gene encoding uncharacterized protein LOC132600229 — translation MSEHKKTLFKYKSWSPDIQREEAWLKRRNNHRMRLAADRRSMSFTAADHRRNMTIAAAEHRRSMSVTDEDLEELRACFELGFGFDLNSDLDPKLTKAFPALELYQAVNKLSRSSSSVSMGTSDCETPKSVESSVSIVEPGDDPKEVKMRLKQWAQVVALSVLPSPSVLG, via the exons ATGTCAGAACACAAAAAAACTCTCTTCAAATACAAATCATGGTCACCCGACATTCAACGTGAGGAAGCTTGGCTCAAACGTAGGAACAATCATCGTATGCGTCTCGCCGCCGACCGCCGTTCCATGAGCTTCACCGCCGCAGACCACCGCCGTAACATGACCATCGCCGCAGCTGAACATCGTCGTTCAATGAGCGTTACCGACGAGGATCTTGAAGAACTACGTGCTTGTTTTGAATTagggtttggttttgatttgaaTTCGGATTTGGATCCTAAGCTTACTAAAGCTTTTCCAGCTTTGGAGCTTTATCAAGCTGTGAATAAGTTATCTAGATCTTCTTCTTCTGTTTCGATGGGAACTTCTGACTGTGAAACTCCGAAGTCTGTTGAAAGCTCTGTCTCCATTGTTGAACCAG GTGATGATCCCAAGGAAGTGAAGATGAGGTTGAAACAATGGGCACAAGTGGTGGCTCTTTCAGTGCTTCCATCACCTTCCGTGTTAGGGTAA
- the LOC132599039 gene encoding cold-regulated protein 27 isoform X1 — MEESYRRCGNELTRSSSGASSLSVANSKHTFFQTGNATTIYVGRIAREDTSVGVERKEGVHNCIDSTEFLLMDAAEAGDEVLACQNKEITKMLFVTMVHRAVYTSTVVDDKYTGWTNEKHNTFLDCLEASFIKQLHRSMALRAGSVELNKSCSDLSEKSTAHVNKASEQADVYFGEGSYFLHQTLLPFLHDGCWKKIKTVRKPPAVHIAANSHDSLKFLRCDGHHHVLDCQFCCELDCKGKRTRDERSSSRGHETRSQLILPKPAELQKTVCRLTEGSGQNFVNEDFDENSRCKKMKTASVETADQEQIVPTRNMGVQELLVPCSRVTTK, encoded by the exons ATGGAAGAGAGCTACCGGAGGTGCGGTAATGAGTTGACCCGGTCGAGTTCTGGTGCGTCATCTTTAAGTGTTGCGAATTCCAAACATACTTTTTTCCAGACTGGAAATGCTACCACG ATATATGTTGGAAGAATTGCACGTGAAGACACTTCAGTTGGTGTAGAAAGGAAAGAAGGAGTGCATAACTGCATCGATAGCACTGAATTCTTATTGATGGATGCAGCTGAAGCTGGGGACGAAGTTTTAGCATGCCAGAACAAGGAGATAACTAAAATGCTTTTCGTCACCATGGTTCATAGAGCTGTCTACACAAGTACTGTAGTTGAT GACAAGTACACAGGATGGACAAATGAGAAGCACAATACATTCCTGGACTGTCTTGAAGCATCATTTATAAAGCAGTTGCATAGATCCATGGCCTTGCGTGCTGGATCTGTGGAACTGAACAAGAGCTGCAGCGATTTGTCAGAAAAGTCAACTGCACATGTCAACAAAGCTTCAGAGCAG GCAGACGTATATTTTGGGGAGGGGTCATATTTTCTACACCAAACACTG TTACCTTTTCTGCATGATGGCTGTTGGAAGAAGATCAAGACTGTGAGGAAGCCACCTGCCGTGCACATCGCAGCTAATTCTCATGATAGCCTAAAATTTCTACGCTGTGATGGGCATCATCACGTTCTGGATTGCCAATTTTGTTGTGAACTCGATTGCAAGGGGAAACGAACAAGAGATGAGAGGTCTTCATCTCGTGGACACGAAACAAGATCACAGTTAATCCTCCCCAAACCTGCAGAACTTCAGAAAACAGTTTGTAGACTTACTG AAGGTTCAGGTCAAAATTTTGTGAATGAAGATTTTGACGAGAACTCGAGGTGCAAAAAGATGAAGACAGCTTCGGTGGAAACTGCAGACCAAGAGCAG ATTGTTCCAACAAGGAATATGGGAGTTCAGGAGTTGCTAGTTCCATGTTCCAGAGTAACGACCAAGTAA
- the LOC132599039 gene encoding cold-regulated protein 28 isoform X4: protein MEESYRRCGNELTRSSSGASSLSVANSKHTFFQTGNATTDKYTGWTNEKHNTFLDCLEASFIKQLHRSMALRAGSVELNKSCSDLSEKSTAHVNKASEQADVYFGEGSYFLHQTLLPFLHDGCWKKIKTVRKPPAVHIAANSHDSLKFLRCDGHHHVLDCQFCCELDCKGKRTRDERSSSRGHETRSQLILPKPAELQKTVCRLTEGSGQNFVNEDFDENSRCKKMKTASVETADQEQIVPTRNMGVQELLVPCSRVTTK, encoded by the exons ATGGAAGAGAGCTACCGGAGGTGCGGTAATGAGTTGACCCGGTCGAGTTCTGGTGCGTCATCTTTAAGTGTTGCGAATTCCAAACATACTTTTTTCCAGACTGGAAATGCTACCACG GACAAGTACACAGGATGGACAAATGAGAAGCACAATACATTCCTGGACTGTCTTGAAGCATCATTTATAAAGCAGTTGCATAGATCCATGGCCTTGCGTGCTGGATCTGTGGAACTGAACAAGAGCTGCAGCGATTTGTCAGAAAAGTCAACTGCACATGTCAACAAAGCTTCAGAGCAG GCAGACGTATATTTTGGGGAGGGGTCATATTTTCTACACCAAACACTG TTACCTTTTCTGCATGATGGCTGTTGGAAGAAGATCAAGACTGTGAGGAAGCCACCTGCCGTGCACATCGCAGCTAATTCTCATGATAGCCTAAAATTTCTACGCTGTGATGGGCATCATCACGTTCTGGATTGCCAATTTTGTTGTGAACTCGATTGCAAGGGGAAACGAACAAGAGATGAGAGGTCTTCATCTCGTGGACACGAAACAAGATCACAGTTAATCCTCCCCAAACCTGCAGAACTTCAGAAAACAGTTTGTAGACTTACTG AAGGTTCAGGTCAAAATTTTGTGAATGAAGATTTTGACGAGAACTCGAGGTGCAAAAAGATGAAGACAGCTTCGGTGGAAACTGCAGACCAAGAGCAG ATTGTTCCAACAAGGAATATGGGAGTTCAGGAGTTGCTAGTTCCATGTTCCAGAGTAACGACCAAGTAA
- the LOC132599039 gene encoding cold-regulated protein 27 isoform X2, whose product MEESYRRCGNELTRSSSGASSLSVANSKHTFFQTGNATTIYVGRIAREDTSVGVERKEGVHNCIDSTEFLLMDAAEAGDEVLACQNKEITKMLFVTMVHRAVYTSTVVDDKYTGWTNEKHNTFLDCLEASFIKQLHRSMALRAGSVELNKSCSDLSEKSTAHVNKASEQLPFLHDGCWKKIKTVRKPPAVHIAANSHDSLKFLRCDGHHHVLDCQFCCELDCKGKRTRDERSSSRGHETRSQLILPKPAELQKTVCRLTEGSGQNFVNEDFDENSRCKKMKTASVETADQEQIVPTRNMGVQELLVPCSRVTTK is encoded by the exons ATGGAAGAGAGCTACCGGAGGTGCGGTAATGAGTTGACCCGGTCGAGTTCTGGTGCGTCATCTTTAAGTGTTGCGAATTCCAAACATACTTTTTTCCAGACTGGAAATGCTACCACG ATATATGTTGGAAGAATTGCACGTGAAGACACTTCAGTTGGTGTAGAAAGGAAAGAAGGAGTGCATAACTGCATCGATAGCACTGAATTCTTATTGATGGATGCAGCTGAAGCTGGGGACGAAGTTTTAGCATGCCAGAACAAGGAGATAACTAAAATGCTTTTCGTCACCATGGTTCATAGAGCTGTCTACACAAGTACTGTAGTTGAT GACAAGTACACAGGATGGACAAATGAGAAGCACAATACATTCCTGGACTGTCTTGAAGCATCATTTATAAAGCAGTTGCATAGATCCATGGCCTTGCGTGCTGGATCTGTGGAACTGAACAAGAGCTGCAGCGATTTGTCAGAAAAGTCAACTGCACATGTCAACAAAGCTTCAGAGCAG TTACCTTTTCTGCATGATGGCTGTTGGAAGAAGATCAAGACTGTGAGGAAGCCACCTGCCGTGCACATCGCAGCTAATTCTCATGATAGCCTAAAATTTCTACGCTGTGATGGGCATCATCACGTTCTGGATTGCCAATTTTGTTGTGAACTCGATTGCAAGGGGAAACGAACAAGAGATGAGAGGTCTTCATCTCGTGGACACGAAACAAGATCACAGTTAATCCTCCCCAAACCTGCAGAACTTCAGAAAACAGTTTGTAGACTTACTG AAGGTTCAGGTCAAAATTTTGTGAATGAAGATTTTGACGAGAACTCGAGGTGCAAAAAGATGAAGACAGCTTCGGTGGAAACTGCAGACCAAGAGCAG ATTGTTCCAACAAGGAATATGGGAGTTCAGGAGTTGCTAGTTCCATGTTCCAGAGTAACGACCAAGTAA
- the LOC132599039 gene encoding cold-regulated protein 28 isoform X3: protein MNRGQAWFLICHCKAEAGDEVLACQNKEITKMLFVTMVHRAVYTSTVVDDKYTGWTNEKHNTFLDCLEASFIKQLHRSMALRAGSVELNKSCSDLSEKSTAHVNKASEQADVYFGEGSYFLHQTLLPFLHDGCWKKIKTVRKPPAVHIAANSHDSLKFLRCDGHHHVLDCQFCCELDCKGKRTRDERSSSRGHETRSQLILPKPAELQKTVCRLTEGSGQNFVNEDFDENSRCKKMKTASVETADQEQIVPTRNMGVQELLVPCSRVTTK from the exons ATGAACAGAGGGCAGGCCTGGTTCCTAATCTGTCATTGTAAAG CTGAAGCTGGGGACGAAGTTTTAGCATGCCAGAACAAGGAGATAACTAAAATGCTTTTCGTCACCATGGTTCATAGAGCTGTCTACACAAGTACTGTAGTTGAT GACAAGTACACAGGATGGACAAATGAGAAGCACAATACATTCCTGGACTGTCTTGAAGCATCATTTATAAAGCAGTTGCATAGATCCATGGCCTTGCGTGCTGGATCTGTGGAACTGAACAAGAGCTGCAGCGATTTGTCAGAAAAGTCAACTGCACATGTCAACAAAGCTTCAGAGCAG GCAGACGTATATTTTGGGGAGGGGTCATATTTTCTACACCAAACACTG TTACCTTTTCTGCATGATGGCTGTTGGAAGAAGATCAAGACTGTGAGGAAGCCACCTGCCGTGCACATCGCAGCTAATTCTCATGATAGCCTAAAATTTCTACGCTGTGATGGGCATCATCACGTTCTGGATTGCCAATTTTGTTGTGAACTCGATTGCAAGGGGAAACGAACAAGAGATGAGAGGTCTTCATCTCGTGGACACGAAACAAGATCACAGTTAATCCTCCCCAAACCTGCAGAACTTCAGAAAACAGTTTGTAGACTTACTG AAGGTTCAGGTCAAAATTTTGTGAATGAAGATTTTGACGAGAACTCGAGGTGCAAAAAGATGAAGACAGCTTCGGTGGAAACTGCAGACCAAGAGCAG ATTGTTCCAACAAGGAATATGGGAGTTCAGGAGTTGCTAGTTCCATGTTCCAGAGTAACGACCAAGTAA
- the LOC132599039 gene encoding cold-regulated protein 28 isoform X5, with protein sequence MLFVTMVHRAVYTSTVVDDKYTGWTNEKHNTFLDCLEASFIKQLHRSMALRAGSVELNKSCSDLSEKSTAHVNKASEQADVYFGEGSYFLHQTLLPFLHDGCWKKIKTVRKPPAVHIAANSHDSLKFLRCDGHHHVLDCQFCCELDCKGKRTRDERSSSRGHETRSQLILPKPAELQKTVCRLTEGSGQNFVNEDFDENSRCKKMKTASVETADQEQIVPTRNMGVQELLVPCSRVTTK encoded by the exons ATGCTTTTCGTCACCATGGTTCATAGAGCTGTCTACACAAGTACTGTAGTTGAT GACAAGTACACAGGATGGACAAATGAGAAGCACAATACATTCCTGGACTGTCTTGAAGCATCATTTATAAAGCAGTTGCATAGATCCATGGCCTTGCGTGCTGGATCTGTGGAACTGAACAAGAGCTGCAGCGATTTGTCAGAAAAGTCAACTGCACATGTCAACAAAGCTTCAGAGCAG GCAGACGTATATTTTGGGGAGGGGTCATATTTTCTACACCAAACACTG TTACCTTTTCTGCATGATGGCTGTTGGAAGAAGATCAAGACTGTGAGGAAGCCACCTGCCGTGCACATCGCAGCTAATTCTCATGATAGCCTAAAATTTCTACGCTGTGATGGGCATCATCACGTTCTGGATTGCCAATTTTGTTGTGAACTCGATTGCAAGGGGAAACGAACAAGAGATGAGAGGTCTTCATCTCGTGGACACGAAACAAGATCACAGTTAATCCTCCCCAAACCTGCAGAACTTCAGAAAACAGTTTGTAGACTTACTG AAGGTTCAGGTCAAAATTTTGTGAATGAAGATTTTGACGAGAACTCGAGGTGCAAAAAGATGAAGACAGCTTCGGTGGAAACTGCAGACCAAGAGCAG ATTGTTCCAACAAGGAATATGGGAGTTCAGGAGTTGCTAGTTCCATGTTCCAGAGTAACGACCAAGTAA